A single window of Pseudophryne corroboree isolate aPseCor3 chromosome 5, aPseCor3.hap2, whole genome shotgun sequence DNA harbors:
- the LOC134928687 gene encoding chondroitin sulfate glucuronyltransferase-like isoform X2: MSDLKPRIIPFIRKPHVPHKKVLRTRYIQSELGFRERLLVVVLSSRSTLNSLGVAVNRTLSSHVSRLLFFTGARSPKVLPGMEVVSHGDERPAWLMYHTLRHLENHLLSTYDWFYVTQDDSYTNGYHLQDLVSHLSPGPAVYVGQPMEFIGGQEEWRYCHGGSGYLLSRALLLSLGPHLDFCRSDILGSRPDEWLGRCLQDTLGIACVANYQGLRYVSFALPRNVDVEAIDGAVLGSCVSVYPVRDAALTYRLQRKLSQIRLHRTYREIHRLQNEIRNLSSLTPNGEASLLWPVGINPPFSPTSRFDLLTWEYFTESHTFSCPDGAPKCPLHGVWRLDVQQVLDEALDQLNQRYHPWLRFKMHRLLNGYRRFDPTRGMEYTLDLLLEATTERDHVGVITKRLSLLRPLGLVEILPMPYVTEATRVQLVLPLMPADVSHVAGFLDAFATNLLDPQENVALTVLLVYDMGSSGQEKDVFEDVRGMVSELERRYSYLHLELSVVHTELPSQVRLMELVSKKHPMDTLFFLVSVWSEATTEVLNRCRMNAITAWQVFSPVHYQEHSPEVSRHSFSAPPPADFLRDGHFDRLSSSEFCFYNSDFMGARSRMAAEVGAQEEEDEDNGNIELLELFLRHSELHVFRALEPALVQRFSLRKCSTHLSGEGYHRCVLSTLEALGSRSHLAMALFDQDQTNST, encoded by the exons GACCCGGTATATCCAGTCTGAGCTCGGCTTCAGAGAGCGCCTCCTGGTGGTGGTCTTGTCTTCTCGCTCCACGCTGAACTCCCTCGGGGTGGCTGTGAATCGCACTCTCTCCTCCCATGTCAGCCGCTTGTTGTTTTTCACGGGGGCCCGGAGCCCCAAGGTCCTCCCGGGAATGGAGGTGGTGTCCCACGGAGATGAGCGCCCGGCGTGGCTGATGTACCACACCTTACGCCACCTGGAGAACCATCTTCTGTCCACGTATGACTGGTTTTATGTCACCCAGGATGACTCTTACACTAATGGATACCACCTGCAGGACCTCGTGAGTCACCTGAGCCCCGGGCCTGCTGTGTACGTTGGCCAACCTATGGAGTTCATCGGTGGCCAGGAGGAGTGGAGATATTGCCACGGAGGCTCTGGCTACCTGCTCTCTAGGGCCCTTCTGCTCAGCCTGGGGCCACACTTGGATTTCTGTCGTTCTGATATACTTGGTTCGCGGCCGGATGAATGGTTGGGGCGCTGCCTGCAGGACACCCTGGGTATTGCATGCGTGGCAAACTATCAG GGGTTGCGGTACGTGTCATTTGCCCTCCCACGGAATGTGGATGTGGAAGCTATAGACGGGGCGGTGTTGGGCAGCTGCGTGTCTGTGTACCCTGTGCGAGACGCCGCGCTCACGTACAGACTGCAGAGGAAGCTCAGCCAGATCCGACTGCACAGGACCTACAGGGAGATCCACAGGCTCCAG AACGAGATCCGGAACCTTTCTTCTCTAACCCCAAATGGAGAAGCCAGTCTCCTGTGGCCGGTTGGTATAAATCCGCCTTTCAGCCCTACTTCCCGTTTTGACCTGTTGACGTGGGAGTATTTCACAGAGAGCCACACTTTCTCCTGCCCTGATGGTGCTCCCAAGTGCCCTTTACATGGAGTGTGGCGGCTGGATGTGCAACAGGTCCTTGATGAAGCTTTGGATCAGCTGAACCAACGCTACCACCCATGGCTCCGCTTCAAAATGCATCGCCTGCTCAATGGGTATAGACGCTTTGACCCGACACGGGgtatggagtacacactggatcttTTGCTGGAAGCCACGACTGAGAGGGACCATGTCGGAGTGATAACCAAGCGTCTTAGTCTCTTGCGGCCCCTGGGCCTTGTAGAAATTCTTCCTATGCCCTACGTGACGGAGGCCACACGAGTCCAGCTGGTCTTACCGCTGATGCCAGCCGATGTCAGCCATGTTGCAGGTTTTCTTGATGCCTTTGCAACAAACCTTCTTGACCCGCAGGAGAATGTGGCTCTGACTGTACTGCTGGTATATGACATGGGCTCCTCTGGGCAGGAGAAGGATGTCTTTGAGGATGTACGTGGCATGGTGTCGGAGCTGGAGAGGAGGTATTCATATCTACACCTGGAATTGTCTGTTGTCCACACTGAGTTACCTTCTCAGGTCCGGCTCATGGAGCTGGTATCCAAGAAACATCCAATGGACACGTTGTTCTTCCTGGTGAGTGTTTGGAGTGAGGCAACCACAGAGGTGCTGAACCGATGCCGTATGAACGCCATTACGGCTTGGCAGGTCTTCTCCCCAGTCCACTATCAGGAACACAGCCCTGAAGTGTCCCGCCACAGCTTCTCCGCCCCACCGCCGGCGGACTTTCTGCGTGATGGCCACTTCGACCGTCTGTCTTCCTCTGAGTTCTGCTTCTATAACTCTGACTTCATGGGGGCGAGAAGCCGGATGGCAGCAGAGGTGGGTGcgcaggaggaggaggatgaggacaACGGAAACATAGAGCTTCTGGAGTTGTTTCTGCGGCACTCAGAGCTGCACGTTTTCAGGGCGTTAGAGCCGGCGTTGGTGCAGAGGTTCTCCCTGAGAAAGTGCAGCACCCACCTCTCGGGGGAAGGTTACCACCGCTGTGTGCTCAGCACCCTGGAGGCATTGGGCTCCCGCAGCCATCTTGCTATGGCTCTGTTTGACCAGGACCAGACTAACAGTACGTAG